The following coding sequences lie in one Pseudomonas svalbardensis genomic window:
- a CDS encoding O-antigen ligase family protein: MPEHFRALIVILVLTGIVFAMARRPAADLIPDRNFTRRRNLWFILTLLAFVSHSFWVYAGIAAIVLTFAQNRERNPVALFFLLLFLIPPATAEIPGFGLINYFFALSHIRVLALCVLLPVFFALRKRADTVPFGRTWPDKLLAAYLLLTSLLFLRETTVTDTLRQMLYLFIEVFLPYYVASRALKNLSDFKDALFGFVLAAMVLSLIGLFEYAKHWQLYSAVVYAMGMQWDPGYLSRGGSLRASATTGQAIALGFVISVAIGFYLYLQEEVRSKLQRSLGALLLAGGLYAPLSRGPWIGAAVMIVVFIGTGRKAIRRLMLLAAAGVLALPLLAVVPGGQKVLDLLPFIGTVEVENITYRQRLIDNAVIVIQRNPWLGSFNFRSTPEMQSMIQGQGIIDIVNTYIGIALSFGLVGLTLFVVFFVSVLQGIRKGMRSFPNEDDEARRLGRALLATLAGILITIVTVSSITVIPVVYWSVAGLGVAYAQMARRLKHTSTAVTASAHLQLR, from the coding sequence ATGCCTGAGCACTTCCGAGCGTTAATCGTCATTCTGGTCCTTACTGGCATCGTATTTGCCATGGCACGTCGACCAGCAGCAGACCTGATTCCCGACCGTAATTTCACTCGTCGGCGCAATCTGTGGTTCATATTGACGCTTCTGGCATTTGTGTCGCACAGCTTCTGGGTGTACGCGGGCATTGCCGCGATCGTTTTGACCTTCGCACAAAATCGCGAACGCAATCCCGTGGCGCTATTTTTCCTTCTGCTGTTTCTCATCCCGCCGGCCACGGCGGAGATTCCGGGCTTCGGCCTGATCAACTATTTTTTTGCCCTTAGCCATATTCGTGTGCTGGCACTGTGTGTGTTGCTTCCGGTTTTTTTCGCTCTGCGCAAGCGCGCCGACACGGTCCCTTTCGGGCGCACCTGGCCTGACAAACTGTTAGCCGCCTACCTCCTGCTGACGAGTCTGCTTTTCCTCCGCGAAACCACCGTCACCGACACCTTGCGCCAAATGCTCTACCTGTTCATCGAAGTTTTTTTGCCTTACTACGTTGCCAGCCGGGCGCTGAAGAACCTCAGCGACTTCAAGGACGCTCTGTTCGGTTTTGTACTCGCCGCCATGGTGCTGTCGCTTATAGGTCTCTTCGAATATGCCAAGCACTGGCAGCTGTACAGCGCGGTTGTCTACGCCATGGGCATGCAATGGGATCCCGGCTACTTGAGCCGTGGTGGCTCATTGCGCGCCAGCGCCACTACCGGCCAGGCCATTGCGCTGGGCTTCGTCATCAGCGTGGCCATCGGCTTTTACCTGTACTTGCAGGAGGAGGTACGTAGCAAATTGCAGCGCAGCCTCGGCGCACTGTTGCTCGCCGGTGGTCTGTACGCGCCGCTGTCGCGTGGCCCCTGGATCGGTGCAGCCGTCATGATCGTCGTGTTCATCGGCACTGGCCGTAAAGCGATCAGACGCCTGATGCTGCTGGCCGCCGCCGGGGTGCTCGCCCTTCCCTTGCTGGCCGTCGTGCCGGGCGGGCAAAAAGTGCTCGATCTGCTACCGTTTATCGGCACGGTGGAAGTCGAAAATATCACCTACCGGCAGCGCTTGATTGATAACGCCGTGATCGTTATCCAGCGCAACCCCTGGCTGGGTTCTTTCAATTTCCGCAGCACACCGGAAATGCAGTCCATGATTCAGGGCCAGGGGATCATCGATATCGTGAACACCTATATCGGCATAGCGCTGTCGTTCGGTTTGGTTGGTTTGACGCTTTTCGTGGTTTTTTTCGTCAGTGTTCTGCAGGGCATTCGCAAGGGGATGCGTTCGTTCCCCAACGAAGACGATGAGGCACGCCGACTCGGACGTGCACTTCTGGCGACACTGGCCGGGATCCTGATCACCATCGTTACCGTTAGCAGTATCACGGTGATCCCCGTGGTGTATTGGTCGGTGGCTGGACTGGGCGTGGCCTACGCTCAGATGGCACGCAGGCTCAAGCACACCTCGACGGCCGTCACGGCGAGTGCCCATCTCCAACTCAGGTAG
- a CDS encoding cellulase family glycosylhydrolase, with protein sequence MIQLLRRPQILLLLLFAIWPLRTWASDWVVSVDERNGLPTLMRGGSPVVATTFSFFGRNWEWTYLHTEFKVNTPYRYSLAGKNKALDFDLTAQIQKQNEQKLIWNFALDAHSGKSGVSGGGIVFEFDPALFAGEMGEPTLLPDNRGWSWGNAQGRRIEMRFEPALAGVYFEPGSKSEIRAFFYKDTIKTGRQDFTATLSVSGDVAVGPTTTERFGLSDPKSWPTDKLDRKTSPVDLSFLNAQEKPAGKRGFIKASGEQLLFADNTAARFWGTNLSAYTLFLTPDDAIKQQAKRLSALGFNLVRLHHHDSPWVFPNIFGDGRVTRSTQQLSPESLKKIDWWIKCLKDEGIYVWLDLHVQRVFTENDNIYGFDELPKEEQNFTYLKGYSYVNLTIQKAMKRFTEAYLTHVNSYTGLAYKDDPAIAAVLITNENDVTNHFGNALLPDKNLPKHNRVYMAEAEAFAKQHNLSANQTWRSWEPGPSKLFLNDLERRFNVDMIQHLRGIGVRVPIATTSSWGRNGLNSLPALTAGDVIDVHSYGGSGQIEKNPLYSDGIVNWIAAGQVAGKPLTVTEWNNEPFPTPDRHSLPLYIAGTARHQGWDALMQYAYSQEPLGGEGMSANNWHAYNDPAMLATLPAAALLYRRADVREATTTYVFAPTPGTLFNQIITPANSALLRTAMEKGKLEIAMPQTPELPWLQRSVIPSNAQEFHDPDQSLLDANASESTTDTGELKRNWKQGVYTINTPRTQAATGWIGGESISLGNIQVQVKTANASVVVQSLDDAPLGRSQDLLISLGTRAIPQDGDKIPFYVEPLEGTLTIQAPQGLTLFTHGILGQMKKLPATYLDGRYTIKFDSLQASNWLFLKKGVTQAQP encoded by the coding sequence ATGATCCAGTTGTTGCGCCGCCCCCAGATACTGCTCCTGCTGTTGTTTGCTATTTGGCCGTTGCGTACCTGGGCGTCGGACTGGGTCGTCAGTGTGGATGAGCGCAACGGCCTGCCAACGCTGATGCGTGGCGGAAGTCCGGTAGTTGCTACGACATTCTCGTTCTTCGGGCGCAACTGGGAATGGACGTATTTGCACACTGAATTCAAGGTAAACACCCCTTATCGATACTCCCTTGCTGGTAAAAACAAAGCGCTGGATTTCGACTTGACTGCGCAGATTCAGAAGCAAAACGAGCAAAAGCTGATCTGGAACTTTGCCCTGGATGCACACAGCGGGAAGTCTGGCGTTTCAGGTGGTGGCATCGTCTTCGAATTCGACCCCGCTCTTTTCGCTGGAGAAATGGGCGAGCCCACTTTGCTACCCGACAACCGCGGCTGGTCCTGGGGCAATGCACAAGGTCGACGCATCGAAATGCGCTTCGAGCCCGCACTGGCGGGTGTGTACTTTGAACCGGGCAGCAAATCCGAGATCCGCGCTTTTTTCTACAAGGACACAATCAAAACTGGTCGTCAGGATTTCACAGCCACCTTGAGCGTTTCGGGCGATGTAGCGGTCGGCCCGACCACTACCGAGCGCTTCGGGCTGTCGGACCCAAAGAGCTGGCCGACTGACAAGCTCGACAGGAAAACCTCGCCGGTCGACCTGTCCTTTCTCAACGCTCAGGAAAAACCTGCAGGCAAGCGCGGCTTCATCAAAGCCTCCGGCGAGCAATTGCTGTTTGCCGACAACACTGCGGCGCGTTTCTGGGGCACCAACCTTTCGGCCTACACACTGTTTCTCACGCCAGACGATGCAATCAAGCAGCAGGCCAAACGCCTGTCGGCACTGGGCTTCAATCTTGTACGACTGCACCACCATGACTCGCCATGGGTCTTCCCGAACATCTTTGGCGACGGTAGGGTCACGCGCAGCACCCAGCAACTTAGCCCGGAATCGCTGAAAAAAATCGACTGGTGGATCAAGTGCCTGAAAGACGAAGGCATTTATGTGTGGCTCGATCTGCACGTCCAGCGAGTCTTTACTGAAAACGACAACATTTATGGCTTCGATGAATTGCCAAAAGAAGAGCAAAATTTTACCTATCTCAAGGGCTATTCCTATGTGAATCTCACCATTCAGAAAGCCATGAAGCGCTTTACCGAAGCCTACCTGACCCATGTAAACAGCTATACCGGTCTCGCCTACAAAGACGACCCGGCGATTGCCGCCGTACTGATTACCAACGAAAACGACGTCACCAACCACTTTGGCAACGCCCTGTTGCCAGACAAGAATTTGCCGAAGCACAACCGCGTCTACATGGCGGAGGCCGAGGCTTTTGCCAAACAGCACAATCTGTCTGCAAACCAGACCTGGCGCTCCTGGGAGCCAGGCCCCTCCAAGCTGTTCCTTAACGATCTGGAGCGACGTTTCAACGTCGACATGATTCAACACCTGCGTGGAATAGGCGTGAGGGTCCCCATCGCCACGACCAGTAGCTGGGGCCGCAATGGTCTGAACTCCCTGCCGGCCCTTACTGCCGGCGACGTAATCGACGTCCATAGCTACGGGGGCTCGGGACAGATAGAGAAAAACCCGCTCTACAGCGACGGCATAGTGAATTGGATTGCCGCCGGCCAGGTCGCCGGCAAACCCCTGACCGTCACCGAGTGGAACAATGAGCCCTTCCCGACACCAGACCGTCACTCGCTGCCACTCTATATCGCCGGCACCGCCAGACACCAAGGCTGGGATGCACTGATGCAATATGCCTACAGCCAGGAACCACTGGGGGGCGAAGGAATGAGTGCCAACAACTGGCACGCCTATAACGACCCTGCAATGCTGGCCACCCTGCCCGCCGCCGCCTTGCTTTATCGCCGTGCAGACGTTCGCGAAGCAACAACGACCTACGTCTTCGCGCCGACGCCAGGCACCCTGTTCAACCAAATAATTACACCGGCCAACTCTGCTCTACTGCGCACAGCCATGGAGAAAGGCAAGCTGGAAATCGCGATGCCACAGACGCCGGAATTGCCTTGGTTGCAGCGGAGCGTTATCCCAAGCAATGCACAGGAATTTCATGACCCTGACCAGTCGCTACTGGACGCCAATGCCAGCGAGTCCACGACCGACACGGGTGAGCTAAAGCGCAATTGGAAACAAGGTGTCTACACCATCAATACGCCGCGCACCCAGGCCGCTACCGGCTGGATCGGCGGCGAGTCGATCAGCCTTGGCAACATTCAGGTTCAAGTGAAGACCGCCAACGCCAGTGTGGTAGTGCAAAGTCTGGACGACGCACCTTTGGGCCGATCACAGGATTTACTGATTTCGTTAGGCACCCGTGCCATCCCCCAAGACGGCGACAAAATACCTTTTTACGTTGAGCCCCTCGAGGGCACGCTAACCATCCAGGCGCCGCAAGGCTTGACACTGTTTACCCACGGCATTCTGGGGCAAATGAAGAAGCTGCCCGCGACCTACCTTGATGGGCGCTATACAATCAAGTTCGACAGCTTGCAGGCGTCGAATTGGTTGTTTTTGAAAAAAGGCGTCACGCAAGCACAACCTTAG
- a CDS encoding phosphoethanolamine transferase, whose product MKNSAKIIDYSSKIFKAEWPNFVLWSFLLSPLIVRTLTNHQYSKIDLLVFYTLGMSVLWLLAIRFIASNQFKVHIILLPFYLVAAIDLFLVLNFNSRLTAAYIFIGMTNYQEASEFLPTYWQPISIVLVVFIFCYGAGLIGLHKRELYKNKGIFVLVVSALLVGYGAYFYKTVKLNSFGKSAVMDLLAKDQSTPVGYLSQIALTANLYLGTEELIKRRRESDVKITSLSNQSNIETIVFVIGESSRPHNWSLYGYNKETTPNLSKQEGLFKFNQICTTAPYTSFAVPSMLSLEPISDWDAIASTKSLVGIYRAAGYMTYWLSVQEVDSFGGIIPQIAAEAQYRQYFERSYDGALISEYEKILNKSETEKKAIFIHVKGSHFEYSRRYPEQFDKFKPSTGSFKDKITAEYDNSILYTDWLLSAIIDQLKSSKKPSVLFYSSDHGENMMDDSRGLLGHGIGNKYDLPVSAFIWASDNVSSQQSLKLLKLKERESQKISISSLPHTLLNITGVLTNKYKSSDDLLSDDFVSSKCPHLLGAGYVPSFDFDAQ is encoded by the coding sequence ATGAAAAACTCTGCCAAAATTATCGATTACTCATCAAAAATATTTAAAGCAGAATGGCCAAATTTTGTATTATGGTCATTTCTGCTATCACCGTTGATTGTTAGAACGCTAACAAACCATCAGTACTCTAAAATTGATTTATTGGTCTTTTACACCCTTGGCATGTCGGTGTTGTGGCTGTTGGCAATTAGATTTATTGCATCTAATCAATTCAAGGTTCACATTATTCTGTTGCCGTTCTATTTGGTAGCAGCTATTGATCTCTTTTTGGTTTTGAATTTCAACTCGAGATTAACAGCTGCCTATATATTTATTGGCATGACAAACTATCAGGAAGCCAGCGAATTTCTACCGACCTATTGGCAGCCCATCAGTATCGTTTTGGTGGTTTTCATATTTTGCTATGGGGCTGGGTTAATAGGTCTGCATAAGCGCGAATTATATAAAAACAAAGGTATTTTTGTTTTGGTTGTTAGTGCCTTGCTAGTGGGGTATGGGGCGTACTTTTATAAAACCGTCAAACTTAATTCTTTCGGGAAATCTGCAGTCATGGATCTCCTTGCAAAAGATCAAAGCACACCAGTAGGTTATTTGTCGCAAATTGCCCTTACTGCAAACTTGTATTTGGGGACGGAGGAGCTTATCAAGCGCCGTCGGGAATCTGATGTAAAAATAACCAGCCTGTCGAATCAATCAAATATAGAAACCATTGTTTTTGTGATCGGTGAGTCATCACGGCCGCACAACTGGTCCCTCTACGGTTATAACAAGGAAACAACCCCGAATCTTAGTAAGCAGGAGGGGCTTTTCAAGTTTAATCAGATCTGCACGACAGCCCCCTATACTTCGTTCGCGGTTCCTTCAATGCTGAGCCTGGAGCCTATATCGGATTGGGACGCCATTGCGTCAACAAAATCATTGGTGGGTATATATCGCGCAGCCGGGTACATGACCTATTGGTTGTCTGTACAGGAGGTTGATAGTTTTGGCGGAATAATTCCACAAATAGCCGCAGAGGCACAATACCGTCAATATTTTGAGAGAAGCTATGATGGAGCATTGATTTCAGAATATGAAAAAATACTAAATAAAAGCGAGACAGAAAAGAAAGCCATATTTATTCATGTCAAGGGTAGTCATTTCGAGTATTCACGCCGATACCCGGAACAATTCGATAAATTCAAGCCGTCAACAGGCAGCTTCAAAGACAAGATTACCGCAGAATATGATAATAGTATTTTATATACGGACTGGTTATTAAGCGCAATTATTGATCAATTGAAGTCAAGCAAAAAACCATCTGTCTTGTTTTATTCATCGGATCATGGTGAAAACATGATGGATGACAGTCGAGGGCTCTTGGGTCATGGAATTGGCAATAAATATGATCTCCCGGTTTCGGCATTTATCTGGGCGTCCGATAATGTTTCAAGCCAGCAATCGCTCAAGCTTTTAAAGTTGAAGGAAAGAGAAAGTCAGAAAATCAGCATATCCTCCTTGCCACATACTCTTTTAAATATCACAGGGGTTCTCACGAATAAGTATAAAAGTTCGGATGATTTATTAAGTGATGATTTTGTATCGTCGAAATGTCCACATCTGCTCGGCGCAGGCTATGTTCCATCGTTTGATTTTGACGCCCAATAA
- the galE gene encoding UDP-glucose 4-epimerase GalE has product MKFLVVGGAGYIGSHMVKQLLSAGHDLVVADNFSTGYRSALRGGTLVELDIADEQALQALFAGHHFDAVFHFASFIQVGESVAEPAKYYQNNFAATLTLLQAMVCAGVKNFIFSSTAAVYGDPVYVPIDEEHPKVAISPYGRSKWMVEQMLEDFDRAYGLKSVCLRYFNAAGADPEGQLGERHEPETHLLPLILQAASGRRATITVYGRDYDTPDGTCIRDYVHVVDLVAAHALAVDYLLAGGASTAFNLGNGQGFSVQQVIDTARYVTGQDISVSEAPRRAGDPPRLVADPRRANTLLGWQAQFGSLEQIVAHAWSWEQKYPWH; this is encoded by the coding sequence ATGAAATTTTTGGTGGTGGGTGGCGCGGGCTATATCGGCTCGCACATGGTGAAGCAGCTACTGAGTGCAGGTCACGATCTTGTGGTGGCAGACAATTTCTCAACGGGTTATCGCAGCGCGTTGAGGGGCGGGACGTTGGTCGAACTGGACATAGCCGATGAACAGGCGCTGCAGGCCCTGTTTGCGGGACACCACTTCGATGCCGTGTTCCACTTCGCCTCCTTTATACAGGTGGGCGAATCCGTCGCTGAACCTGCCAAGTACTATCAGAACAACTTCGCTGCCACCCTGACGCTGCTCCAGGCGATGGTTTGCGCCGGGGTTAAAAACTTCATTTTTTCCTCGACCGCCGCCGTCTATGGTGACCCGGTGTATGTACCGATCGACGAGGAGCATCCCAAGGTCGCGATCAGCCCTTATGGTCGCAGCAAGTGGATGGTGGAGCAGATGCTTGAAGATTTCGACCGCGCCTATGGGCTGAAATCGGTCTGCCTGCGCTACTTCAACGCCGCCGGAGCAGATCCTGAAGGACAGTTAGGTGAACGCCATGAACCGGAAACTCACCTGCTGCCCCTGATCCTGCAAGCCGCCTCCGGACGGCGCGCAACCATCACCGTCTATGGCCGTGATTACGACACGCCTGACGGCACTTGCATTCGCGACTACGTCCACGTTGTCGACCTCGTTGCCGCTCACGCGCTTGCGGTGGATTATCTGCTGGCAGGGGGTGCAAGCACGGCGTTCAACCTCGGTAACGGTCAAGGTTTCTCAGTACAGCAAGTGATAGATACCGCGCGCTACGTGACCGGCCAGGATATCTCTGTCAGCGAAGCGCCACGTCGCGCGGGCGATCCACCACGCCTTGTGGCCGATCCCCGCAGGGCCAACACATTACTTGGCTGGCAAGCGCAATTTGGCTCACTTGAACAGATAGTGGCGCACGCCTGGAGCTGGGAGCAGAAGTATCCTTGGCACTGA
- a CDS encoding CpsD/CapB family tyrosine-protein kinase — MTPTAQSTGLNALSYVQTKVVPLRPDHLERNRIVAYNKNSNMGGAFDLLRTQVLKIMEENGWRTLAITSPTPGAGKTVLAINLAMSIAHHTTKTALLVDFDLRRPKVGEYLGLPMDQSLNELLADEAELQEVLVNPTLPRFVVLPTREPIPLSTEVLSSPAVSHLIADLRERYNSRIVIFDLPPLLSSDDVINVLPRFDCVLLVVANGLNSKKEIEESLHHLGTANLIGTVLNKAEPENRSYY; from the coding sequence ATGACACCGACCGCGCAGTCCACAGGTCTGAATGCACTCAGTTATGTGCAAACCAAGGTTGTACCTTTGCGACCAGATCACCTTGAGCGCAACCGCATTGTGGCTTACAACAAAAATTCGAATATGGGCGGGGCATTCGACCTACTGCGTACACAAGTGCTGAAAATCATGGAAGAAAATGGCTGGCGCACGCTCGCCATCACCTCGCCGACTCCGGGGGCAGGCAAGACGGTGTTGGCTATAAACCTGGCGATGAGTATCGCGCATCACACGACCAAGACGGCGTTGCTGGTGGACTTCGACTTGCGTCGTCCGAAGGTGGGTGAGTATCTGGGTCTGCCGATGGATCAATCGCTTAATGAATTGTTGGCAGATGAAGCTGAACTGCAAGAAGTACTGGTCAATCCGACCTTGCCGCGCTTTGTGGTCCTGCCGACGCGTGAGCCGATTCCTCTTTCCACCGAGGTGTTGTCATCGCCTGCAGTGAGCCATTTGATTGCTGATCTGCGCGAGCGCTACAACTCACGCATCGTGATTTTCGACTTGCCGCCGTTGTTGAGTTCCGATGATGTGATTAACGTCTTGCCCAGGTTCGACTGCGTCCTGCTCGTTGTCGCTAATGGATTGAACAGCAAGAAAGAGATCGAGGAAAGTCTGCATCATCTTGGGACAGCCAATCTGATTGGCACGGTGTTGAACAAAGCCGAGCCCGAAAACCGCTCTTACTACTAG
- a CDS encoding GumC family protein, producing the protein MASEYEMSFNDYLAIIKHHALLLIVSFVVILGVCIAVAISLPPTYESSGTILVESQQISPDLVAANNNTFADERIEVIRQRVMTREHLEGIIDKYNLFASQSRQLSVTEKIEEMRNAIAVSLVSAVVKGRGEVTIAFRLSFEHRQPEIANKVAKELVTLFLDENIKQRTQRASETTEFLTQEADKLRVELEALENRLADFKQAHSNALPEHQELRMNMLTRAETELKEVDRDYKTAREELRFNELELSAANAGLATKPGAPGAAVDKPQDLASLKAEYTRLQSLYTQAHPDVRAVKRKIAALEAGKGAGAAASVNLDVAKAQARISAAEARIKSLADQKQQILGKIAEFEAQIIETPQVERGLVTVMRDHDNARKKYEEIRTKEMGAKISESLEQENKAERFVLLESPLMPEKPVRPNRKKVVAMGFLLAPAGAGALVMLLEMMSQRVRGAQALASVLGRRVLVSIPYIHTKAELARRRKWRTLLIVCGVVIIAIFLVLLHFLYMPLDLLMFKALGRFA; encoded by the coding sequence ATGGCCTCTGAATACGAAATGTCGTTCAACGACTACCTAGCTATCATCAAGCACCACGCCCTGCTGTTGATCGTGAGTTTCGTGGTCATACTCGGCGTGTGCATAGCGGTAGCGATCTCTCTCCCGCCGACCTATGAGTCATCCGGCACGATTCTGGTGGAGTCTCAACAGATTTCGCCAGACCTGGTGGCGGCCAACAACAATACCTTTGCCGATGAGCGCATCGAAGTCATTCGCCAGCGCGTGATGACCCGTGAGCATCTGGAAGGGATCATCGACAAATACAATCTTTTTGCTTCGCAAAGTCGGCAACTGAGCGTTACCGAGAAGATCGAAGAAATGCGCAATGCGATTGCGGTCTCCCTGGTCAGTGCTGTCGTTAAGGGGCGCGGAGAGGTGACGATTGCTTTCCGTCTTTCCTTTGAGCACAGGCAGCCAGAGATTGCGAACAAAGTTGCCAAGGAGCTGGTGACGCTGTTTCTGGATGAAAACATCAAGCAGCGCACCCAACGCGCCAGTGAAACGACAGAGTTCCTGACGCAGGAGGCGGACAAGCTCAGGGTGGAACTGGAAGCCCTGGAGAACCGGTTGGCGGACTTCAAGCAGGCACACAGCAACGCGCTGCCCGAGCATCAGGAACTGCGCATGAATATGTTGACGCGCGCCGAAACCGAGCTTAAAGAGGTCGACCGTGACTACAAAACTGCCCGTGAGGAGTTGCGCTTCAATGAGTTGGAGCTTTCCGCCGCGAATGCCGGGCTAGCGACCAAGCCTGGAGCACCCGGTGCGGCAGTTGATAAACCACAGGATCTGGCTAGCCTCAAAGCGGAGTACACCCGGTTGCAGTCGCTGTATACGCAAGCCCACCCCGACGTGCGTGCCGTCAAACGCAAAATTGCTGCACTTGAGGCTGGCAAAGGTGCTGGTGCAGCGGCTTCGGTCAATCTGGACGTTGCCAAGGCCCAGGCGCGGATCTCCGCAGCAGAAGCACGTATCAAGTCGCTGGCCGATCAAAAGCAGCAAATACTCGGAAAAATAGCTGAATTCGAGGCACAAATTATTGAGACGCCGCAAGTCGAACGCGGCTTGGTCACGGTGATGCGTGACCATGATAACGCTCGTAAAAAATATGAGGAGATTCGCACGAAGGAAATGGGTGCGAAAATTTCCGAAAGCCTAGAGCAGGAAAACAAAGCCGAGCGTTTTGTTCTTCTGGAGTCACCGCTGATGCCCGAGAAGCCGGTACGGCCGAACCGTAAGAAAGTGGTTGCCATGGGTTTCTTGCTTGCCCCGGCGGGTGCTGGCGCGCTGGTGATGCTCCTCGAGATGATGAGTCAGCGTGTGCGCGGTGCCCAGGCCTTGGCCAGCGTGCTGGGTAGACGCGTATTGGTTTCCATTCCCTACATTCATACCAAGGCTGAACTGGCACGTCGCAGGAAGTGGCGAACGCTATTGATCGTCTGTGGAGTCGTGATAATCGCGATCTTTCTGGTGCTCCTGCACTTCCTCTACATGCCTCTGGATCTTCTGATGTTTAAAGCTCTGGGCCGGTTTGCATAA
- a CDS encoding polysaccharide biosynthesis/export family protein: MFRSLIPVLCALAVWPSISNAVENDPTYRLSPGDNLSVSVWGEDKLKQDVRVLPDGSITFPLAGQVIVAGLDATAVAKLIAVKLEAFIPDPQVSVVVTGTEGNLVYVQGKVLKPGTVHMSGQTSVLQVISMAGGLDKFADKDDIKVVRLNGARQEILRVNYSKLMSGDDMSTNFLLKAGDTLVVP; encoded by the coding sequence ATGTTCCGTTCATTGATACCTGTGCTCTGCGCGCTGGCTGTTTGGCCCAGCATTTCCAATGCCGTCGAAAACGATCCGACTTACCGGCTGAGTCCGGGAGATAACCTTTCTGTTTCCGTGTGGGGCGAAGACAAGCTCAAACAGGATGTACGCGTACTTCCCGATGGCAGCATTACTTTCCCGCTGGCAGGGCAAGTCATTGTTGCGGGGCTTGATGCCACCGCTGTCGCGAAGCTAATCGCTGTCAAGCTTGAGGCTTTCATACCTGATCCGCAGGTGAGCGTTGTCGTCACCGGCACCGAAGGTAATCTCGTCTACGTTCAGGGCAAAGTGCTGAAACCCGGCACCGTGCATATGTCAGGTCAAACGTCAGTGCTGCAGGTAATTAGCATGGCGGGCGGGCTCGACAAATTCGCCGATAAGGACGACATTAAGGTCGTGCGACTCAATGGGGCTAGACAAGAGATCCTGCGCGTCAACTACAGCAAGTTGATGTCGGGGGATGACATGTCCACCAATTTTCTACTTAAAGCCGGCGATACGCTGGTCGTGCCTTAG